In Drosophila yakuba strain Tai18E2 chromosome 2R, Prin_Dyak_Tai18E2_2.1, whole genome shotgun sequence, a single genomic region encodes these proteins:
- the LOC6530849 gene encoding toll-like receptor 7, translating into MPATSSINNIIIAVAACLLLLVADAHAQQQCNWQYGLTTMDIRCSVRALESGSGSPLDLQVAEAAGRLELQCSQELLHASELAPGLFRQLQKLSELRIDACKLQRVPPNAFEGLMSLKRLALESHNAVWGPGKTLELHGQSFQGLKELSELHLGDNNIRQLPEGVWCSMPSLQLLNLTQNRIRSAEFLGFSEKLCAGSALSNANGAVSGGSELQTLDVSFNELRSLPDAWGASRLRRLQTLSLQHNNISSLAPNALAGLSSLRVLNISYNHLESLPSEAFAGNKELRELHLQGNDLYDLPKGLLHRLEQLLVLDLSGNQLTSHHVDNSTFAGLIRLIVLNLSNNALTRIGSKTFKELYFLQILDMRNNSIGHIEEGAFLPLYNLHTLNLAENRLHTLDNRIFNGLYVLTKLTLNNNLVSIVESQAFRNCSDLKELDLSSNQLTEVPEAVQDLSMLKTLDLGENQISEFKNNTFRNLNQLTGLRLIDNRIGNITVGMFQDLPRLSVLNLAKNRIQSIERGAFDKNTEIEAIRLDKNFLTDINGIFATLASLLWLNLSENHLVWFDYAFIPSNLKWLDIHGNYIEALGNYYKLQEEIRVTTLDASHNRITEIGAMSVPNSIELLFINNNIIGQIQANTFVDKTRLARVDLYANVLSKISLNALRVAPVSADKPVPEFYLGGNPFECDCSMEWLQRINNLTTRQHPHVVDLGNIECLMPHSRSAPLRPLASLSASDFVCKYESHCPPTCHCCEYEQCECEVICPGNCSCFHDATWATNIVDCGRQDLAALPSRIPQDVSDLYLDGNNMPELEVGHLTGRRNLRALYLNASNLMTLQNGSLAQLVNLRVLHLENNKLTNLEGTEFRSLGLLRELYLHNNMLTHISNATFEPLVSLEVLRLDNNRLSSLPHLQYRHSLQGLTLGRNAWSCRCQQLRELAQFVSDNAMVVRDAHDIYCLDAGIKRELELIGNLANGPDCSDLLDASASNISSSQDLAGGYRLPLLAAVLVLIFLVVVLIIVFVFRESVRMWLFAHYGVRVCEPRFEDAGKLYDAIILHSEKDYEFVCRNIAAELEHGRPPFRLCIQQRDLPPQASHLQLVEGARASRKIILVLTRNLLATEWNRIEFRNAFHESLRGLAQKLVIIEETSVSAEAEDVAELSPYLKSVPSNRLLTCDRYFWEKLRYAIPIELSPRGNNYTLDHHERFKQPVSPGMIFRQAPPPPAYYCTEEMEANYSSATTATPSPRPTRPGGAARIVDSMPMPMRPPSEHIYHSIESEYSAYDQHEALSMIPTGLMHQHQQQQLRLHQQQQQQQQQQRLLQPQFRAMPQQGIPAPSAPVHLRSGSGLSQASTSTQSTAQASTSAAAAQQQQQQQQQQQAAGSEAANKNGQAFLV; encoded by the coding sequence ATGCCAGCCACATCTTCCAtcaacaacatcatcatcgccGTTGCCGCCTGCCTGTTGCTTCTTGTGGCTGatgcgcatgcgcagcagCAGTGCAACTGGCAGTACGGCCTCACCACCATGGACATCCGGTGTAGTGTTCGCGCTTTAGAGTCCGGATCCGGATCCCCTCTTGACCTCCAGGTGGCGGAGGCGGCGGGCCGCCTGGAGCTGCAGTGCAGCCAGGAGCTGCTGCACGCCAGTGAACTGGCACCGGGACTCTTCCGGCAGCTGCAGAAGCTCTCGGAGCTGCGAATCGATGCCTGCAAACTGCAGCGAGTGCCACCAAATGCATTCGAGGGTCTGATGTCGCTCAAGCGACTCGCCCTGGAGTCGCACAACGCGGTCTGGGGTCCCGGCAAGACCCTGGAGCTGCACGGCCAGTCGTTCCAGGGACTGAAGGAGCTGTCCGAGCTGCATTTGGGCGACAACAACATCCGTCAGCTGCCCGAGGGCGTCTGGTGCTCCATGCCCAGCCTGCAGCTGCTCAATCTCACCCAGAACCGGATACGTTCCGCCGAGTTCCTGGGCTTCTCCGAGAAGCTGTGTGCCGGTTCAGCGCTGAGCAATGCCAATGGAGCGGTTAGCGGTGGCTCCGAACTGCAGACCCTGGATGTCTCGTTCAACGAGCTGCGCTCCCTGCCCGATGCATGGGGAGCGTCCCGATTGAGGCGCCTCCAAACGCTCAGTCTGCAgcacaacaacatcagcagccTGGCACCAAATGCCCTGGCCGGTCTGAGTTCGCTGCGTGTGCTTAACATCTCGTACAACCACCTGGAATCCCTGCCCTCGGAGGCGTTTGCCGGCAACAAGGAGCTGCGGGAACTGCATCTGCAGGGCAACGATCTGTACGATTTGCCCAAGGGTCTGCTGCATCgtctggagcagctgctggtcCTCGATCTGAGTGGCAATCAGCTGACCAGCCACCACGTTGACAACAGCACCTTCGCCGGTCTGATCCGCCTGATTGTGCTGAATCTGTCGAACAATGCCCTTACCCGCATCGGTTCCAAGACCTTCAAGGAGCTGTACTTCCTGCAGATTCTGGACATGCGCAACAACTCCATTGGCCACATCGAGGAGGGCGCCTTCCTGCCCCTGTACAATCTGCACACCCTCAATCTCGCCGAGAATCGCCTGCACACACTGGACAACCGCATCTTCAACGGATTGTATGTGCTGACGAAGCTCACGCTGAACAACAATCTCGTTAGCATCGTGGAGTCGCAGGCCTTCCGCAACTGCTCCGATCTGAAGGAACTGGATCTCAGCTCCAATCAGCTGACGGAAGTGCCCGAAGCTGTGCAGGATCTGAGCATGCTCAAGACCCTGGATCTCGGCGAGAATCAGATCTCGGAattcaagaacaacacctTCCGCAATCTTAATCAGCTGACGGGTCTGCGATTGATCGACAATCGCATCGGCAACATCACCGTGGGCATGTTCCAGGATCTGCCCCGCTTGAGTGTGCTCAATCTGGCCAAGAACCGCATCCAGAGCATCGAGCGTGGAGCCTTCGACAAGAACACCGAGATCGAGGCGATCCGATTGGACAAGAACTTCCTCACCGACATCAATGGCATCTTTGCTACCCTTGCCTCCTTGCTGTGGCTGAATCTCTCTGAGAATCACCTGGTCTGGTTCGATTACGCCTTCATTCCATCGAACTTGAAATGGCTGGATATCCATGGTAACTACATCGAAGCCCTGGGCAACTACTACAAACTGCAGGAGGAGATTCGTGTGACCACGCTGGATGCCTCGCACAACCGCATCACGGAGATTGGAGCCATGTCGGTGCCGAACTCCATTGAGCTGCTGTtcatcaacaacaacatcattGGACAGATCCAGGCCAACACCTTTGTGGACAAGACGCGTCTGGCACGCGTGGATCTGTATGCCAATGTGCTGTCTAAAATCTCGCTTAATGCTCTGCGCGTAGCACCAGTTTCGGCGGATAAACCAGTTCCCGAGTTCTACCTGGGCGGCAATCCCTTCGAGTGCGACTGCTCCATGGAGTGGCTGCAGAGGATCAACAATCTGACCACCCGCCAGCATCCTCATGTGGTCGATCTCGGCAACATCGAGTGCCTGATGCCCCACAGCCGCAGTGCTCCACTGCGTCCACTGGCCAGTCTCTCCGCCTCCGACTTTGTGTGCAAATACGAGAGCCACTGCCCGCCCACGTGTCACTGCTGCGAGTACGAGCAGTGCGAGTGCGAGGTGATCTGCCCCGGGAACTGCAGCTGTTTCCACGACGCCACCTGGGCCACCAACATCGTGGACTGTGGCCGCCAGGATCTGGCCGCCCTGCCCAGCCGCATCCCCCAGGACGTGAGCGATCTCTACTTGGATGGCAACAACATGCCCGAGCTGGAGGTTGGCCACCTTACGGGTCGTCGCAATCTGCGAGCTCTCTACCTGAACGCCTCCAATCTGATGACGCTGCAGAACGGAAGTCTGGCCCAGTTGGTCAATCTGCGAGTGCTCCACTTGGAGAACAACAAACTCACCAACCTGGAGGGCACCGAGTTCCGCTCGCTGGGACTTCTGCGGGAGCTGTATCTGCACAACAACATGCTGACCCACATCTCGAATGCCACCTTCGAGCCCCTGGTGTCCCTGGAGGTGCTGCGTCTGGACAACAACCGCCTGAGTTCCCTGCCCCATTTGCAGTATCGTCACAGTCTGCAGGGACTGACCCTGGGCAGGAATGCGTGGTCATGCCGCTGCCAGCAGTTGAGGGAACTGGCGCAGTTTGTCTCCGATAACGCCATGGTGGTGCGGGATGCCCACGATATCTACTGCTTGGATGCGGGCATTAAGCGCGAGCTGGAACTGATCGGCAACCTGGCCAATGGACCCGATTGCTCCGACCTTCTGGATGCCAGTGCCAGCAATATCAGCTCCTCGCAGGATCTCGCCGGAGGCTATAGGCTGCCCTTGTTGGCCGCTGTGCTGGTGCTCATCTTCCTGGTCGTGGTGCTCATCATTGTCTTCGTCTTCCGCGAAAGCGTGCGCATGTGGCTCTTCGCCCACTACGGAGTCCGGGTGTGCGAGCCCCGCTTCGAGGATGCCGGCAAGCTGTACGACGCCATCATCCTGCACTCGGAGAAGGACTACGAGTTTGTGTGCCGCAACATTGCCGCCGAACTGGAGCACGGTCGTCCGCCCTTCCGGCTCTGCATCCAGCAGCGAGATCTGCCCCCGCAGGCCTCGCACCTCCAGCTGGTGGAGGGAGCCAGAGCGTCGAGGAAGATCATCCTGGTGCTGACCCGCAATCTCTTGGCCACCGAATGGAACCGCATCGAGTTCCGTAATGCTTTCCACGAGTCCCTGCGGGGCTTGGCCCAGAAGCTGGTGATCATCGAAGAGACAAGCGTTTCCGCCGAGGCCGAGGATGTTGCCGAGCTGTCGCCGTACTTGAAATCTGTGCCCTCCAACCGCCTGCTCACCTGCGACCGGTACTTCTGGGAGAAGCTGCGCTACGCCATCCCAATTGAGCTGTCGCCCCGTGGCAACAACTACACTTTGGACCATCACGAGCGCTTCAAGCAGCCAGTGTCGCCGGGCATGATCTTCCGCCAGgcgccaccaccgccagccTACTACTGCACCGAGGAAATGGAGGCGAACTATAGCtcagccaccaccgccacgcCCTCACCACGCCCAACGAGACCAGGAGGAGCCGCCAGGATCGTGGActccatgcccatgcccatgcgTCCGCCCTCGGAGCACATCTACCACAGCATCGAGTCGGAGTACAGTGCGTACGATCAGCATGAGGCGCTGTCGATGATACCCACGGGTCTGatgcaccagcaccagcagcagcagttgcgtctgcatcagcaacaacagcagcagcagcagcaacagcgtTTGCTGCAGCCGCAGTTCCGTGCGATGCCGCAGCAGGGCATTCCCGCTCCTTCGGCGCCGGTGCACCTGCGCAGTGGCAGCGGATTGAGCCAGGCGAGCACCAGCACTCAGTCAACGGCCCAGGCCTCCACATCCGCAGCAgcggcacagcagcagcaacaacagcagcagcagcaacaagcagCTGGCAGTGAAGCGGCCAATAAGAACGGCCAAGCTTTCCTGGTTTAA